A genomic region of Magnolia sinica isolate HGM2019 chromosome 6, MsV1, whole genome shotgun sequence contains the following coding sequences:
- the LOC131248828 gene encoding 2-C-methyl-D-erythritol 2,4-cyclodiphosphate synthase, chloroplastic-like → MAATLFTPPIPAKPPTKNLFFGSSSSFSPRLFRGPTSSHPFISTSARALVSPNPPRAAATTAIDVDNATSVGKSAPSLPFRVGHGFDLHRLEPGYPLIIGGINIPHDRGCEAHSDGDVLLHCVVDAILGALGLPDIGQIFPDTDPKWKGAASSVFMKEAVRLMHEAGYELGNLDATLILQRPKLSPHKESIRANLCELLGADPSVVNLKAKTHEKVDSLGENRSIAAHTVVLLMRK, encoded by the exons ATGGCAGCAACGCTCTTTACACCTCCAATTCCCGCCAAACCCCCCACAAAAAACCTCTTTTTCGGATCCTCGTCTTCTTTCTCTCCTCGCCTATTCCGTGGGCCCACCTCATCGCATCCCTTCATCTCAACCTCTGCAAGAGCTCTGGTCTCCCCAAACCCCCCAAGGGCTGCTGCAACGACAGCCATCGATGTCGATAACGCCACTTCCGTCGGAAAATCCGCACCGTCCTTGCCCTTCCGCGTCGGCCACGGTTTCGATCTTCACAGGCTCGAACCCGGATACCCTCTCATCATTGGCGGCATCAATATCCCCCACGACAGAGGCTGTGAAGCTCATTCAGACG GCGATGTTTTGCTTCACTGCGTGGTTGATGCTATTTTGGGGGCGTTAGGACTGCCAGATATTGGGCAGATATTCCCAGACACCGATCCGAAATGGAAGGGCGCAGCATCTTCTGTCTTCATGAAAGAAGCG GTGAGGCTAATGCATGAGGCAGGGTATGAGCTTGGAAACTTGGATGCTACCTTAATTCTTCAAAGACCAAAACTGAGCCCACACAAGGAGTCCATCAGGGCCAACCTGTGTGAGCTGCTTGGAGCAGACCCATCCGTCGTTAATCTTAAAGCAAAAACTCATGAGAAGGTTGACAGCCTTGGAGAAAATCGAAGTATTGCTGCTCACACTGTCGTCCTTCTGATGAGGAAATGA